The proteins below come from a single Rhodococcus sp. WMMA185 genomic window:
- a CDS encoding phosphoribosylanthranilate isomerase, which yields MTFIKVCGLRDESSVDAAVRLGVEAVGFVFAESVRRISAQDAAPLVRRTTDDTVAVGVFKGAPVAEVIEVASTAGVGTVQVHDLKSADEVNRLHEAGLRVIRAITAGDGSGDLGADHLLVDGATAGAGVPWDWTGQSRPAGDWILAGGLHPGNVRTAIEQTGAWGVDVSSGVESSRGVKDVALIEQFVATVRSGA from the coding sequence GTGACATTCATCAAGGTCTGCGGTCTGCGTGACGAAAGCTCTGTCGATGCCGCTGTGCGCCTCGGCGTCGAAGCAGTGGGCTTCGTCTTCGCCGAGAGCGTCCGCCGGATATCCGCGCAGGATGCGGCGCCGCTGGTCCGCCGCACCACGGACGACACCGTCGCGGTGGGCGTGTTCAAGGGCGCTCCCGTTGCCGAGGTGATCGAGGTTGCCTCAACGGCAGGTGTGGGCACGGTTCAGGTGCACGACCTGAAGTCCGCCGATGAAGTGAACCGGCTACACGAGGCGGGTCTCCGCGTGATTCGAGCGATAACCGCAGGTGACGGTTCCGGCGACCTCGGCGCAGACCATCTTCTCGTCGACGGGGCGACCGCCGGCGCCGGAGTGCCTTGGGACTGGACCGGACAGAGTAGGCCCGCCGGTGACTGGATCCTTGCCGGCGGACTTCACCCGGGCAACGTGAGGACGGCCATCGAACAAACCGGCGCGTGGGGCGTCGACGTATCGAGCGGCGTCGAATCGTCTCGGGGTGTGAAGGACGTGGCGCTGATCGAGCAGTTCGTCGCCACGGTCCGATCCGGAGCCTGA
- a CDS encoding acyl-CoA dehydrogenase family protein, which translates to MYEWSDTDVMFRDAIREFIDKEIRPHVDQLESGAMPPFDIIRKLFTTFGLDEMARDALEKSLARERGEGKGDKAKQDKSGGLGGAGSMGVVMNAELAGVSLGLVVSLGVSLGLTAGTIRSRGTLAQKERWLPGLVTFEKVGAWAITEPDSGSDAFGGMKSYVRRDGEDYILNGQKTFITNGPFADVVIVYAKLDEGDTSLDRRDRKVLAFVLDAGMEGFTQGAPFKKMGMNSSPTGELFFDNVRITRDRLLGETEDGGSSDGKSSAKENFAAERIGIATMALGIINECHRLCIDYAKTRKTWGREIAQFQLIQLKLAEMEVARINVQNMVFNAIERTAAGDQVSLAEASAMKLYSSRAATDVAMEAVQLFGGNGYMTEYRVEQLARDAKSLMIYAGSNEIQVTHIAKGLLAN; encoded by the coding sequence ATGTATGAGTGGTCCGACACCGATGTGATGTTCCGCGACGCGATTCGCGAGTTCATCGACAAGGAGATCCGACCGCACGTCGACCAGTTGGAGTCCGGCGCGATGCCGCCTTTCGACATCATCCGCAAACTTTTCACCACGTTCGGGCTGGACGAGATGGCCCGTGACGCGCTGGAGAAGTCGCTCGCCCGTGAGCGTGGCGAAGGCAAGGGCGACAAGGCGAAGCAGGACAAGTCCGGAGGACTCGGCGGAGCGGGGAGCATGGGCGTAGTCATGAACGCCGAACTGGCCGGCGTGAGCCTGGGACTCGTCGTTTCACTCGGTGTGAGCCTGGGGTTGACCGCCGGAACCATCCGCAGTCGCGGGACGCTGGCTCAGAAGGAGCGCTGGCTTCCCGGCCTGGTCACCTTCGAGAAAGTCGGCGCGTGGGCGATCACCGAACCAGATTCCGGTTCGGACGCATTCGGCGGCATGAAGTCCTACGTCCGGCGCGACGGGGAAGACTACATTCTCAACGGCCAGAAGACGTTCATCACCAACGGTCCATTTGCGGACGTCGTCATCGTTTATGCCAAGCTCGACGAGGGGGATACTTCCCTCGATCGCCGCGACCGCAAGGTCCTCGCCTTCGTTCTCGATGCCGGCATGGAGGGGTTCACCCAGGGGGCACCGTTCAAGAAGATGGGCATGAATTCCTCGCCCACCGGCGAGTTGTTCTTCGACAACGTGCGGATCACCCGAGACCGATTGCTGGGCGAGACCGAAGACGGCGGCAGTTCCGACGGGAAGTCCAGCGCCAAGGAGAATTTCGCCGCTGAACGAATCGGTATCGCGACGATGGCTCTCGGCATCATCAACGAGTGCCACCGACTGTGCATCGACTACGCGAAAACCCGCAAGACGTGGGGCAGGGAAATCGCGCAGTTCCAGCTCATCCAACTCAAACTCGCCGAGATGGAGGTGGCGCGGATCAACGTGCAGAACATGGTCTTCAATGCCATCGAGCGCACCGCGGCGGGTGATCAGGTGAGCCTGGCGGAGGCATCTGCGATGAAGCTCTATTCTTCGCGGGCTGCTACCGATGTTGCGATGGAAGCCGTCCAACTCTTCGGCGGCAACGGCTACATGACGGAGTATCGCGTGGAGCAACTCGCTCGCGACGCGAAGTCGCTGATGATCTACGCCGGCAGCAACGAGATTCAGGTAACGCATATCGCGAAGGGATTGCTGGCGAACTGA
- a CDS encoding TetR/AcrR family transcriptional regulator, with amino-acid sequence MTAAEHAPGRPRDRRTHDAIIRTTEELITEHGYAGTSIGAIATRAGVGKDAIYRRWSGKPELVYEALFTTTDVGPVPNTGTLAGDITQFTQDLVDEFSAPAAAAALPGLLADFAADSVLRGRLRSTFLAPARERMVEIFERAVASGELTDDVDVELILDTLAGAVFFHVGLMGEPVHAELANQLADVVTSGVGAR; translated from the coding sequence ATGACTGCTGCAGAACACGCACCGGGGCGTCCACGTGACAGGCGCACGCACGATGCCATCATCCGCACCACCGAGGAATTGATTACCGAACATGGCTACGCGGGTACCTCGATCGGTGCCATCGCCACCCGTGCCGGCGTGGGCAAAGACGCGATCTATCGCCGTTGGTCCGGCAAGCCGGAACTGGTCTACGAGGCGCTGTTCACCACAACCGATGTCGGACCCGTCCCCAACACTGGCACCCTGGCCGGGGATATCACCCAGTTCACCCAGGACCTCGTCGACGAGTTCTCTGCACCGGCCGCCGCAGCCGCACTGCCTGGCCTGTTGGCCGACTTTGCGGCCGATTCCGTACTACGGGGGCGCCTGCGATCAACTTTCCTGGCTCCGGCCAGGGAGCGAATGGTCGAGATTTTCGAGCGCGCCGTCGCGTCCGGCGAACTCACCGATGACGTAGATGTAGAGCTGATCCTCGACACACTCGCCGGCGCGGTCTTCTTCCACGTGGGATTGATGGGCGAGCCCGTCCACGCGGAACTGGCCAACCAACTGGCCGACGTCGTCACAAGCGGGGTCGGAGCCCGATGA
- a CDS encoding aldo/keto reductase yields MATIGTTMLGSSLTVSNMGFGAMAFAPPYGGIDSEKALATLHHTVDLGVTFIDTADVYGAGDNERLLARFLKDRRDDVTLATKFGIQGETRKLREGGVSIRGDRTYVHEAADASLQRLGIDTIDLYYMHRRDMSVPIEETVGAMSELVTAGKVRHLGLSEVTAEELGAAHAVHPISAVQSEWSIWSRDVETQVVPAAAALGVGFVPYSPLGRGFLTGTVTDVDSLAPNDFRRTLPRFAEGTLQRNLGAMDAVKAVADKVGATPAQIALAWLYAQGAEFRIPVVPIPGTRRAERVDENAGALDIELSKAQMAVLNSVRNHVEGARSQDPQWISQGRES; encoded by the coding sequence ATGGCTACCATCGGTACCACAATGCTCGGTAGTTCGCTCACCGTATCCAACATGGGTTTCGGAGCAATGGCTTTCGCACCGCCCTACGGCGGAATCGATTCCGAGAAGGCGCTTGCGACACTGCACCACACGGTGGACCTCGGAGTGACCTTCATAGATACCGCAGATGTGTACGGTGCCGGCGACAATGAGCGATTGCTCGCTCGGTTCCTAAAGGATCGACGCGATGACGTCACGCTTGCCACCAAGTTCGGAATTCAAGGCGAGACCAGGAAACTCCGCGAGGGTGGCGTCTCGATACGAGGAGACCGTACGTACGTCCACGAGGCGGCGGACGCGAGTTTGCAACGACTCGGGATCGACACGATCGATCTCTACTACATGCATCGCCGTGACATGTCGGTACCCATCGAGGAAACTGTCGGCGCGATGTCCGAACTGGTGACGGCGGGCAAGGTGCGCCATCTCGGACTGTCGGAGGTGACGGCCGAAGAACTCGGAGCAGCGCACGCCGTGCATCCGATCAGCGCGGTCCAGTCGGAGTGGAGCATCTGGAGCCGCGACGTCGAAACGCAGGTCGTCCCCGCGGCGGCTGCGCTGGGGGTCGGGTTCGTCCCCTATTCTCCACTCGGGCGAGGCTTTCTCACTGGAACGGTCACCGACGTCGACTCGTTGGCGCCCAACGATTTCCGCCGAACACTGCCACGATTCGCGGAGGGCACGCTGCAACGGAATCTAGGCGCGATGGACGCGGTCAAAGCCGTCGCAGACAAAGTCGGAGCCACCCCCGCGCAGATTGCGCTGGCATGGCTCTACGCACAGGGCGCCGAGTTCCGCATACCGGTCGTGCCCATTCCCGGGACCCGCCGCGCAGAACGGGTGGACGAGAATGCCGGTGCTCTCGACATCGAACTGAGCAAGGCCCAGATGGCCGTGCTGAACTCGGTCCGAAACCACGTCGAAGGTGCGCGTTCGCAGGATCCGCAGTGGATATCGCAGGGCCGCGAATCCTGA
- a CDS encoding isopenicillin N synthase family dioxygenase, whose translation MTPISTIDLSLWRAGGESAANVAREVDEGLQRAGFLLVREHGVPRELVADVRAAARKFFALPEEVKAQYSTIVGGRGWIPPGMEADGYAEGTETPPDLKESFTAGPETPVGDPVVDDVWFGPNVWPAEVVELRVLLTAYTEAVRKLSNELLALLSTALGLPGNYFEGCTDRPTWMFKLNHYPPLATVGEPESGQFRIGPHTDFGTVTVLDREPGEGGLQVYTEEGGWEDAPYDPEALTVNIGDLLEYWSGRRWPSGRHRVLPPQAGAPEEDLVSLIFFYELNHDARVTPLAPPIGTVAGLEPVISADFIKSRLDKITM comes from the coding sequence ATGACCCCGATTTCCACCATCGACCTTTCACTCTGGCGGGCAGGCGGCGAGTCCGCCGCCAATGTCGCCCGGGAAGTGGATGAAGGCCTCCAACGCGCCGGGTTTCTGCTGGTCCGCGAGCACGGAGTCCCACGCGAACTGGTCGCCGATGTGCGGGCCGCCGCGCGCAAGTTCTTCGCGCTCCCCGAAGAGGTGAAGGCTCAGTACTCGACGATCGTCGGCGGACGCGGCTGGATCCCGCCGGGTATGGAGGCGGACGGGTACGCCGAGGGCACCGAGACGCCCCCGGATCTCAAGGAGTCGTTTACCGCCGGGCCCGAGACGCCTGTCGGAGACCCCGTCGTCGATGACGTGTGGTTCGGCCCCAATGTGTGGCCTGCCGAAGTGGTGGAACTACGTGTTCTCCTCACCGCCTATACCGAGGCGGTGCGCAAGTTGTCCAACGAGCTCTTGGCGTTGCTCTCGACTGCGCTCGGGTTGCCCGGTAACTATTTCGAAGGGTGCACCGATCGGCCGACGTGGATGTTCAAGCTCAACCACTACCCACCGCTCGCGACGGTGGGTGAGCCCGAATCCGGTCAGTTCCGTATCGGGCCACACACCGATTTCGGCACCGTTACCGTTCTGGACCGGGAACCGGGCGAAGGCGGGCTCCAGGTATACACCGAAGAGGGAGGCTGGGAAGACGCGCCTTACGACCCGGAGGCTCTCACCGTCAACATTGGTGATCTCCTCGAATACTGGAGCGGAAGGCGCTGGCCGTCGGGTCGGCACCGAGTCCTGCCGCCTCAAGCCGGGGCTCCTGAGGAAGACCTCGTCTCGCTCATCTTCTTCTATGAACTCAACCACGACGCTCGGGTGACACCTCTCGCTCCGCCGATCGGAACCGTCGCCGGCCTCGAGCCCGTCATTTCAGCCGATTTCATCAAGTCGCGATTGGACAAGATCACGATGTAG
- a CDS encoding ABC-F family ATP-binding cassette domain-containing protein, whose product MAQSYLSLSDLTFTWPDGEPVFESLDAVIGTGRTGLVGLNGSGKSTLLRLIAGRLHPDRGSVTARGELAYLPQDITLDPTLRIDRILGIADLRGALHRIESGCGTAADFDVAQGHWDIEERALSTLRRLGLGSVLRNASDLDRTVGNLSGGETMLLSLTTQLLKDPEILLLDEPTNNLDAESRSRLYEVAQQFSGTLLVVSHDRDLLDLMDSIAELRGGEIRMFGGNFSTYLETIEAEQEAARAAVRDARNDMEKQKRELAEARIKLDRRKRYGQKMFENKRAPRAAMRLQKRTAQESAGKLRSSHIGKVEEAKETLTEAESALRDDREVRIDLPDTEVHSGQQVVSVRNACLPSGHPVSFDVTGPERIAIVGPNGVGKTTLLETVVAAGPRVPFKTLPQRLDVFDESLTVAENVAAAAPHASAQQIRAHLARFLFRGNDSDVRASALSGGERLRAALATILLAEPAPRLLLMDEPTNNLDLPSLAHLAQALRSYRGALIVVSHDRQFLSDLGVTRWLELTDEGLRDYESP is encoded by the coding sequence ATGGCCCAGTCATACCTATCTCTCTCCGATCTCACGTTCACCTGGCCTGACGGCGAACCCGTCTTCGAAAGCCTCGATGCTGTCATCGGTACTGGGCGTACAGGCCTCGTCGGCCTCAACGGCTCAGGCAAGTCCACACTGCTCCGGTTGATCGCCGGTCGCCTGCACCCCGACCGCGGGTCGGTGACGGCCCGGGGCGAGCTGGCGTACCTTCCGCAGGACATCACACTCGATCCGACTCTGCGGATCGACCGGATCCTGGGCATCGCCGACCTCCGGGGGGCGTTGCACCGCATCGAGTCCGGTTGCGGTACGGCCGCTGATTTCGATGTCGCCCAAGGCCACTGGGACATCGAGGAACGCGCGCTGTCCACTCTTCGGCGACTCGGCCTAGGGAGCGTGCTGCGGAATGCATCCGACCTCGATCGCACCGTTGGCAATCTGTCCGGCGGCGAGACCATGCTGCTATCCCTCACCACACAGTTGCTGAAGGACCCGGAAATCCTCCTCCTCGACGAGCCCACGAACAATCTCGACGCCGAATCCCGGAGCAGACTCTACGAAGTAGCGCAACAGTTCTCGGGCACGCTGCTGGTGGTCAGCCACGACCGCGACCTGCTCGACTTGATGGACTCCATCGCGGAACTGCGTGGTGGCGAGATTCGCATGTTCGGAGGCAACTTCAGCACCTACCTCGAGACGATCGAGGCCGAGCAGGAGGCCGCGAGGGCCGCGGTGCGCGATGCGCGAAACGATATGGAGAAGCAAAAGCGGGAACTGGCCGAGGCCCGCATCAAGCTCGACCGCCGTAAACGCTACGGGCAGAAAATGTTCGAAAACAAGCGTGCGCCGAGAGCTGCGATGAGACTTCAGAAGCGTACGGCGCAGGAGTCGGCGGGCAAGCTGCGCAGCAGCCATATCGGCAAGGTCGAAGAAGCAAAGGAGACGCTTACCGAAGCGGAGAGCGCGTTACGCGACGACCGCGAGGTGCGAATCGACCTCCCGGATACGGAGGTGCACTCCGGCCAGCAGGTTGTGTCTGTCCGAAACGCATGCCTTCCGAGCGGGCATCCGGTCTCGTTCGATGTCACTGGCCCCGAGCGCATCGCCATAGTCGGCCCCAATGGCGTCGGTAAGACCACGCTGCTCGAGACTGTTGTCGCGGCCGGACCTCGAGTACCTTTCAAGACCCTGCCGCAACGGCTCGACGTATTCGACGAGTCGCTGACGGTGGCCGAGAACGTCGCGGCTGCTGCACCGCATGCGTCCGCGCAACAGATCCGCGCTCACTTGGCCAGGTTCCTGTTCCGGGGCAACGATTCCGATGTGCGCGCATCCGCATTGTCCGGTGGGGAACGACTTCGGGCGGCACTCGCGACCATCCTGCTGGCCGAGCCGGCACCTCGCCTACTGCTGATGGACGAACCCACCAACAACCTCGACCTGCCGAGCCTCGCGCACCTTGCACAGGCGCTTCGCAGCTACCGGGGAGCACTGATCGTGGTGAGCCACGATCGACAGTTCTTGAGCGATCTCGGCGTCACCCGTTGGCTGGAACTGACCGACGAGGGTCTTCGCGACTATGAGAGTCCGTAG
- a CDS encoding penicillin-binding transpeptidase domain-containing protein, which produces MIESVRTSTVRHAAARPARSRKVVPGIVVLATVLSACGFFGPDQPDTVAQQFAEALNNDDVQAAADLTTDPDAAAAAITAMYDGLGNTDGTFTRTGAEESDGDGTFTMDVSWPFAPDQQWQYSTSGNATKEGDDWKIVWNPAVLAPGLTDDTTLRYTTTSGTPARVLAASGDPILEQQVVTLVNLEPGADTAAVAALLAPIEPTITAASLQQQLDGADGQAVTAISLRAEDIAPIESQLQQLDSVTLVPQARLITVDKALASPTLSDLGDLWQQGQDESAGWAVQLVAQDGSAETIAGEPGPDAPDIATTLDLPMQMAAERALASVPQQAAIVALRPSTGAVLAVAQNAPADAVGPIALTGLYPPGSTFKTVTTSAALQAGVVAPDTILPCPGTENIDGRQIPNDDEFDLGDVPLHTAFAHSCNTTMGRLAAGLPADALQKAALQFGLGVDYVTPGLTTVTGSVPVADSSAARVESGIGQGQVTASPFGMAMVAASIANGSTPLPMLVQGQPGTADQTPPPVPADVTADLRTMMRETVTDGTATALQDIPGLLGKTGTAESEGGPAHGWFVGIRDDLAFAVFIAGADSSAPAVEAAGRFLR; this is translated from the coding sequence ATGATCGAATCCGTGCGCACCTCAACCGTTCGTCACGCCGCCGCCCGTCCCGCCCGCAGCCGCAAGGTTGTGCCGGGGATAGTCGTACTCGCGACGGTGCTCTCTGCCTGCGGATTCTTCGGCCCCGACCAGCCCGACACCGTGGCACAGCAGTTCGCCGAAGCACTGAACAACGACGATGTGCAGGCCGCGGCAGACCTCACCACCGATCCGGATGCCGCTGCCGCCGCGATCACGGCGATGTACGACGGGCTCGGCAACACGGACGGGACATTCACCCGCACCGGCGCCGAGGAGTCAGATGGCGACGGAACCTTCACGATGGACGTGTCATGGCCCTTTGCGCCGGACCAGCAGTGGCAGTACAGCACCTCCGGTAACGCCACCAAGGAGGGCGACGACTGGAAGATCGTCTGGAACCCAGCAGTGCTCGCGCCCGGTCTGACCGACGACACAACCCTTCGCTACACGACCACATCCGGTACGCCCGCGAGAGTCCTCGCCGCTTCCGGCGATCCGATCCTCGAACAACAGGTGGTGACACTGGTCAATCTCGAACCGGGCGCGGACACCGCGGCGGTGGCCGCGCTACTGGCTCCCATCGAACCCACGATCACCGCGGCCTCGTTGCAGCAGCAGTTGGACGGCGCCGATGGCCAGGCGGTCACGGCCATCTCCTTGCGGGCCGAGGACATTGCGCCGATCGAGTCGCAGTTGCAGCAACTCGACTCAGTGACGCTGGTCCCGCAAGCCAGGCTGATCACGGTCGACAAGGCGCTGGCTTCTCCGACACTGTCCGACCTCGGTGACCTGTGGCAGCAGGGGCAGGATGAGTCGGCGGGCTGGGCGGTCCAACTGGTCGCGCAGGACGGGTCCGCCGAGACCATCGCCGGCGAGCCGGGCCCCGACGCGCCCGACATTGCAACGACCCTCGACCTGCCGATGCAAATGGCGGCAGAGAGGGCGCTCGCCAGTGTTCCGCAGCAGGCTGCAATCGTCGCGCTGCGGCCTTCGACCGGGGCTGTGTTGGCGGTGGCGCAGAACGCCCCCGCGGACGCGGTCGGCCCCATTGCGCTGACCGGTCTCTACCCGCCGGGGTCGACATTCAAGACGGTAACGACGTCGGCGGCACTGCAGGCAGGCGTCGTCGCACCCGACACGATCCTGCCCTGCCCCGGCACCGAGAACATCGATGGCAGGCAGATTCCCAACGACGACGAGTTCGATCTCGGCGACGTTCCGCTGCACACCGCCTTCGCCCACTCGTGCAACACCACCATGGGTCGGTTGGCTGCGGGGTTGCCGGCCGACGCACTCCAGAAGGCCGCTTTGCAATTCGGCTTGGGGGTCGACTACGTGACCCCCGGGTTGACGACCGTCACCGGAAGCGTGCCCGTCGCCGACAGTTCCGCCGCCCGAGTCGAATCCGGAATCGGGCAGGGCCAGGTGACCGCCTCGCCGTTCGGTATGGCAATGGTCGCCGCATCGATCGCGAACGGTTCGACTCCCTTGCCGATGCTCGTTCAAGGGCAGCCGGGTACCGCGGACCAGACACCTCCACCGGTGCCCGCGGACGTCACCGCCGACCTGCGAACAATGATGCGTGAGACTGTCACCGATGGAACTGCCACTGCGCTGCAGGATATTCCGGGGCTTCTCGGGAAGACCGGCACAGCGGAATCGGAGGGCGGCCCGGCCCATGGCTGGTTCGTCGGAATCAGGGACGACCTGGCGTTCGCAGTATTCATCGCCGGAGCCGACAGTTCGGCACCGGCCGTCGAGGCTGCGGGGCGCTTCTTGCGCTGA
- a CDS encoding sulfite exporter TauE/SafE family protein: MTVLDLGFLVVAGFFAGLVGFVTGLASIVSYPALLAVGLSPVAANVTNTVAIVAVGVGALSNSSKEIADTGPKVWRWALYSAVGGIVGAGILLAAPEGSFEAIVPFMVAFAALALLLQPRIRNLAGERDMPRTYSVSLFVVAIYGGYFGAGAGVIFLAIALILTSETIWRATVLKSFLLGIANLVAAIGFAVFGPVHWGAAAAMAIGALAGGWCGPPVVKRIPPSVLRVSIAMAGFGLALWLWVR; the protein is encoded by the coding sequence GTGACCGTGCTGGATCTCGGCTTTCTCGTCGTAGCGGGGTTCTTCGCGGGACTGGTCGGCTTTGTGACGGGCTTGGCCTCGATCGTGTCGTATCCTGCGCTGCTCGCCGTCGGTCTGTCCCCGGTGGCGGCGAACGTCACCAATACCGTTGCCATAGTTGCGGTCGGTGTCGGAGCACTCTCGAACTCGAGCAAGGAGATAGCCGACACCGGCCCCAAGGTGTGGCGTTGGGCGCTGTACTCGGCTGTGGGTGGAATTGTCGGTGCCGGGATCCTGCTGGCAGCCCCCGAGGGGTCGTTCGAGGCGATCGTGCCTTTCATGGTGGCGTTCGCAGCACTGGCGTTGCTGCTGCAACCGCGGATCCGCAACCTGGCGGGTGAACGTGACATGCCACGCACATACTCGGTGTCGTTGTTTGTCGTCGCGATCTACGGTGGGTACTTCGGCGCGGGCGCCGGTGTGATCTTCTTGGCGATCGCCCTGATCCTCACCTCGGAGACGATCTGGCGCGCGACGGTGCTGAAGAGTTTCCTGCTTGGCATCGCGAATCTGGTGGCGGCCATAGGATTCGCAGTGTTCGGCCCTGTCCATTGGGGAGCCGCCGCCGCGATGGCGATAGGCGCCCTGGCCGGTGGCTGGTGCGGGCCACCAGTCGTCAAACGGATACCGCCGTCCGTGCTCCGAGTCTCCATCGCGATGGCGGGATTCGGTCTGGCGCTCTGGCTGTGGGTGCGCTGA
- a CDS encoding peptide MFS transporter, producing MSETLDPQLDEKKTSRGFFGQPLALSNLFGVEMWERFSFYGMQGILLYYLYYSVADGGLGISQTTATSIVGAYGGTVYLSTILGAWIADRILGSERTLFYSGGLIMLGHIALAVLPGLGGVGVGLVCVAFGSGGLKATATSLVGDLYEEGDDRRDAGFSIFYMGINVGALVGPLLTGWAQSTIGFHAGFALAAIGMALGLAQYTIGRKRLHGIGATPPNPLPRDQRSRWILIGVAAVVFVVALSLAGVINADDLSNIVIGLTIVATVIYFLVILTSKRITAVERSRVYAFIPMFIASAVFWSLFQQQFTTVAVYADQRLNRNVLGWEFPPTWVQSLNPVFIIIFAGIFATAWTKLGHRQPSTPMKFAAGTTIMGIAFLAFIPMSGGGANSAPVLGLAGILLLFTFAELLLSPVGLSLSTKLAPKVFHTQMVALFFLSIALGTAMAGTLAGYYNENNEVPYFTAVGLGSIAVGVIIAVAAPKIKQLMKGVH from the coding sequence ATGAGTGAAACACTCGATCCGCAACTGGACGAGAAGAAAACCAGTCGCGGCTTTTTCGGCCAACCGCTCGCCCTGTCGAACCTGTTCGGCGTCGAGATGTGGGAGCGATTCTCCTTCTACGGGATGCAGGGCATCCTGCTCTACTACCTCTACTACTCGGTAGCCGATGGCGGCTTGGGGATCTCCCAGACCACGGCTACCAGCATCGTCGGCGCCTACGGCGGCACGGTGTACCTCTCGACCATCCTCGGCGCCTGGATTGCCGACCGCATACTCGGCTCCGAACGCACACTGTTCTACAGCGGTGGGCTGATCATGCTCGGCCACATCGCCCTCGCAGTACTGCCCGGCCTCGGGGGTGTCGGCGTCGGCCTCGTCTGCGTGGCCTTCGGCAGCGGAGGCTTGAAGGCCACCGCAACATCGCTCGTCGGCGATCTCTACGAGGAGGGCGACGACCGCCGCGACGCGGGATTCTCCATCTTCTACATGGGGATCAACGTCGGTGCCCTGGTCGGCCCTCTGCTCACCGGCTGGGCTCAGAGCACCATCGGCTTCCATGCCGGCTTCGCGCTCGCCGCGATCGGCATGGCCCTCGGACTCGCCCAGTACACGATCGGCCGCAAGCGGCTGCACGGCATCGGCGCCACCCCACCGAACCCGCTTCCACGGGATCAGCGCAGTCGGTGGATCTTGATCGGCGTCGCCGCGGTGGTCTTTGTCGTGGCGCTGAGCTTGGCCGGCGTGATCAACGCCGACGATTTGTCGAACATCGTCATCGGGTTGACGATCGTGGCAACCGTCATCTACTTCCTCGTCATCCTGACGAGCAAGCGGATCACGGCCGTGGAACGCAGCCGCGTCTACGCGTTCATCCCGATGTTCATCGCCAGCGCGGTGTTCTGGTCTCTGTTCCAGCAGCAGTTCACCACCGTCGCGGTGTATGCCGATCAGCGACTCAACCGGAACGTGCTCGGCTGGGAATTCCCACCAACGTGGGTGCAGTCGCTCAACCCGGTCTTCATCATCATCTTCGCGGGAATCTTCGCAACAGCATGGACCAAGCTGGGCCACCGCCAGCCGTCGACCCCGATGAAGTTCGCGGCCGGTACCACCATCATGGGTATCGCCTTCTTGGCGTTCATCCCGATGTCCGGCGGCGGTGCCAACAGCGCGCCGGTGCTCGGTCTGGCCGGCATCCTGCTGCTGTTCACGTTCGCCGAACTGCTGCTGTCCCCGGTCGGCCTGTCACTGTCGACCAAGTTGGCGCCCAAGGTCTTTCACACTCAGATGGTAGCGCTCTTCTTCCTGTCGATAGCACTCGGAACTGCCATGGCGGGCACCCTCGCCGGCTACTACAACGAGAACAACGAGGTTCCGTACTTCACGGCGGTCGGACTCGGATCCATCGCCGTGGGTGTCATCATCGCCGTCGCCGCTCCGAAGATCAAGCAACTGATGAAGGGCGTCCACTGA